From a single Candidatus Polarisedimenticolia bacterium genomic region:
- a CDS encoding Fe-Mn family superoxide dismutase, whose amino-acid sequence MWEKLTAKALKPSSLTMDGISKKTMEEHHKLYTGYVNKTNEIMEKLGSVDLKGANQVYSDLRALKVDLTFAIGGVKNHEIYFDHLGGKGGAPTGKVAQAIERDFGSFDQWAADLKASGIAARGWVWLAFDRDWKRFFNYIGDAQNTFPVWNATPILALDTYEHAYFIDYAVNRGAYIDAFLKNLDWDAVQKNYDALKI is encoded by the coding sequence ATGTGGGAGAAGCTGACCGCAAAGGCTTTGAAGCCGTCCAGCCTGACGATGGACGGGATTTCGAAGAAGACGATGGAAGAGCACCACAAGCTCTACACGGGGTACGTGAACAAGACGAACGAAATCATGGAGAAGCTGGGCTCGGTGGACCTCAAGGGAGCGAACCAGGTTTACAGCGATCTGCGGGCCCTCAAGGTGGACCTGACCTTCGCGATCGGCGGCGTCAAGAACCATGAGATCTACTTCGATCACCTCGGCGGCAAGGGCGGCGCGCCCACCGGCAAGGTCGCGCAGGCGATCGAGCGGGACTTCGGTTCCTTCGACCAGTGGGCCGCCGACCTGAAGGCGAGCGGCATCGCCGCCCGCGGCTGGGTCTGGCTCGCCTTCGATCGCGACTGGAAGCGCTTCTTCAACTACATCGGGGACGCCCAGAACACCTTCCCGGTGTGGAACGCCACGCCGATCCTGGCGCTGGACACGTACGAGCACGCCTACTTCATCGACTATGCCGTCAACCGCGGCGCCTATATCGATGCCTTCCTCAAGAACCTGGATTGGGATGCCGTCCAGAAAAACTACGACGCGCTGAAGATCTGA